The DNA region CACCAGACTTAAAGAACCGCCTGCGCGCGCTTTACGCCCAATAATTCCGGACAACGCTTGCCCCCTACGTATTACCGCGGCTGCTGGCACGTAGTTAGCCGGGGCTTTCTTCTCAGGTACCGTCACTCTCATAGCAGTTACTCTATGAGACGTTCTTCCCTGGCAACAGAGCTTTACGATCCGAAAACCTTCATCACTCACGCGGCGTTGCTCCGTCAGGCTTTCGCCCATTGCGGAAGATTCCCTACTGCTGCCTCCCGTAGGAGTCTGGGCCGTGTCTCAGTCCCAGTGTGGCCGTTCACCCTCTCAGGTCGGCTACGCATCGTCGCCTTGGTGAGCCGTTACCCCACCAACTAGCTAATGCGCCGCAGGCCCATCCTCAAGTGACAGATTGCTCCGCCTTTCATAACCCTGCCATGCAGCAGGTTTAATTATCCGGTATTAGCTACCGTTTCCGGTAGTTATCCCAGTCTTGAGGGCAGGTTGCCTACGTGTTACTCACCCGTCCGCCGCTAAGCTAACGGTTTCCCGAAGGAAACCGTTGCTCCGCTCGACTTGCATGTATTAGGCACGCCGCCAGCGTTCGTCCTGAGCCAGGATCAAACTCTCCAATAAGGATTTTTCGAGTGGATACTTCCTGGATCACTCCAAGAAAATATCCAACCGTTGAGTTTGTAGCTCATTAGAAAAACTGACGAGAATTTGTTCAATTCTCTATTGTAACTCCCCGCCGAAGCGGTTCGTTTTTACTCACTCGTTGTTCAGTTTTCAAAGATCAACCTTTTCGTTACCGGCGAAGCTCGTTCGCATCAGCAACTCTTATAATATATCACATCCATTTGAGTTTTGCAAGCTTTTTTTGAATTTATTTTTTCGTTCATTCATTTCAGCTTGTGATTCAAATGTTGTCCCTGCCTTTTTCTCGGCCGGAATTAGAATATAACACATCTTCAAGATAGAATGCAAGCATTTTTTAAAATAATTATACTAATGCTCCAATACACCGATACCGATACAAAGTAATCCGTCAACTGAGCTACGGACGATCATCAATGATCGTCCCCGCTTCATCATACAGTATGTTTCGCTTCATTATAAGGCATATAATATAGCTTGATCCCTACATTAAGATTCGTTCGTACATTATAGTAAGATTTGTTCGCACATCCACCAGCTAAGCTTCTATTTAAATGATGAACGGGATCGGGGACAGAGCCAACGTATGGTGATGTCTCGGCAAAACAAACGTTTAGAATTCGAACCGCTGCTAATTAATAAACGTGTGCAGAAGCAACCGGTCCTGATGACATTTATTGAAAAGCATACAAACAAAAACCGCCTCTATATAAATAAGAGACGGTTTTATTATGCGTAATTGACGAATGATTATTCGGCCCCGAGGAACGCGTAACGGACCAAGATGATCACGAACAGGATCCACATCAGCCAGTGCACCTTCGTGTCGGTGCGCCCTGTCAGCTTACCGAATACGGCAAGCACCACGTAAGCAATGATCCCCGCCGAAATCCCGTTGGCGATTCCGCCTGTGAACGGCATCAGGATGATCGTGAGGAATGCAGGGAAGGCTTGCATGAAATCATCCCATTCAATATCACGAACCTGGCTCATCATCAGCACGCCGACAACGACAAGCGCCGGAGCCGTAGCAGCAGAAGGAACGACCAGAGCAAGCGGAGCCAGGAACAGTGCAAGAATGAACAACACGCCTGTCGTTACGGCCGTCAGACCGGTACGTCCGCCTTCGGCAACACCGGAGGTGCTCTCTACGAATGCCGTAATCGTACTTGTACCGAGAAATGCGCCGGCACTCACGCCGCCCGCATCGACGAGCATCGCTTTACCCAGCTTTTTCTCGCCTTCTTCTTTATTCTTGAGCAATCCGGCACGACCCGCAGTACCGACTAATGTACCGAAGGTATCAAACAGCTCAACGAACGTGAAGATAAAGATGACCTCGATGAGCCCGATTCCGAGCGCGCCTTTCAGATCCATTTGGCCGACGGCCAAATTATCGAAGGATGGAATCCAGCTTGCGGTGCTAAGACTGGACAGGTCGGTGACGCCCATCGGAATACCGATCAATGTCGTCAGCACGATACCGATCAGCAAAGCGCCCTTCAGCTTCATCACCATCAGAATCGCAATCAGGAACAGCCCGATCAGAGCCAGCAGCGTATCCTTGTGCTCAACGAAGTTCCCAAGGCCCATATTAAACGCGCCTCCCGGTACCGGCTGGCTAACATCCGTCCCCGGATTGATCGACACGGTAACCAGATTGCCGAGCTTCAAGCCGACAATGGTGATAAACAAGCCAATCCCGACCGTAATGGCAATTTTAAGGTTATTCGGAACGGCCGTCAGCAGCATTTGGCGAACCTTCGTTACCGTCAGAATGATGAAGACGATACCGGAAATAAATACGGCTCCGAGTGCAGCCTGCCATGTAATGGCTCCGTTCGAGCTCAGCACGACGGTCATGAAATACGCATTCAAACCCATACCCGGCGCCAGCGCAACCGGAATATTAACGAAGAAGCCCATCGCCATCGTTACAAGTCCCGCACCGACCGCAGTCGCGAAGAAGACGCCCTCCTGCGGAATGCCTGCCCCGTTAGGACCGAGAAACAGGTTGTTAACAAGCAGGATGTAAGCCATCGTCATAAACGTCGTAAGGCCAGCGATAATCTCGGTTCTTACTGTTGTTCCGTGTTCCTTTAGCTTAAAGAAACGCTCCATTATAGAGATATCCCCCTTAAAATTAATGACAGGCAACAACAAATAGACCCTAAGGATAAATCCCCAGGGCCGCTGCTTGGAAAAAAGAGCCGCAAAACAATAGCCGTCGGAACACAGGCTAATGACGTTTCGTGAAAACCGGGGCAGGACTGCGGGAAGCTTCTTCCCTGACAGTGCCAGCCGGCTGCAGAAACGCAGTAGGCGTCCGCATTATATTGCCGCTCCTCTTTTCGTAGCAAGATCATTACGGTGACCTGTAGAGACTCCCGGGCCCATTCCCGGGATTATACGAAAAAGCTCGTTATTTGTTATTGTCGTGTCGATTTCTACTCATATTCTAGGACGAGATGCCCAAGCTTGTCAACAACAAAAACGAATATTACACTTGTTAATTTAAAGTAATGTTCGGGATTTAAGAGCAAACCCCTGCCCATTGTAGGTCGACAGAACTATTTGTAAAAAACACCCCTGCCATCAAGGCATATCATAACCTGATATCCCCGGTAGCAGAGGTGTTCACGTTCATCCTTTTCGTCTCTCGACTTCAACGAATCGGTTTATATCGTTCGATCTCCCGGACTACTCCTACTCCCACTCGATCGTTGCAGGCGGCTTGGACGTAACGTCATACACGATCCGGTTGACGTTCTCCACTTCGTTGACGATGCGCACCGAAATCTTCTCGAGCACATCCCAAGGAATGCGGGCCCAGTCAGCCGTCATGCCGTCGATGGAGGTTACGGCACGAATGCCGACCGTATAGGAATACGTACGGGCGTCGCCCATAACGCCAACGCTCTTCATGTTCGGAAGCGCGGTGAAATATTGCCAGATTTCGCGGTCCAGTCCGGCTTTCGCGATCTCTTCACGCAGGATGTAATCGGAATCCCGCACAATCTTCAGCTTCTCCTCGGTCACTTCGCCAAGAACGCGGATCGCGAGTCCTGGTCCCGGGAACGGCTGACGGTGTACGATCTCGTCCGGCAGGCCAAGCTCCTCGCCGACTTTGCGGACCTCGTCCTTAAACAGGGCCTTCAGCGGCTCGATGAGTTTGAACTTCATGTCTTCAGGAAGTCCGCCTACGTTATGGTGGGACTTGATGGTATGCGCCGTATCCGTTCCGCTCTCAACGATATCGGTATACAGCGTGCCTTGAGCGAGGAATGCAAAATCGTCGA from Paenibacillus ihbetae includes:
- a CDS encoding NCS2 family permease, with the protein product MERFFKLKEHGTTVRTEIIAGLTTFMTMAYILLVNNLFLGPNGAGIPQEGVFFATAVGAGLVTMAMGFFVNIPVALAPGMGLNAYFMTVVLSSNGAITWQAALGAVFISGIVFIILTVTKVRQMLLTAVPNNLKIAITVGIGLFITIVGLKLGNLVTVSINPGTDVSQPVPGGAFNMGLGNFVEHKDTLLALIGLFLIAILMVMKLKGALLIGIVLTTLIGIPMGVTDLSSLSTASWIPSFDNLAVGQMDLKGALGIGLIEVIFIFTFVELFDTFGTLVGTAGRAGLLKNKEEGEKKLGKAMLVDAGGVSAGAFLGTSTITAFVESTSGVAEGGRTGLTAVTTGVLFILALFLAPLALVVPSAATAPALVVVGVLMMSQVRDIEWDDFMQAFPAFLTIILMPFTGGIANGISAGIIAYVVLAVFGKLTGRTDTKVHWLMWILFVIILVRYAFLGAE